In the genome of Fusarium poae strain DAOMC 252244 chromosome 1, whole genome shotgun sequence, the window CAAGTCGCTAAtgacgatatcgagaagaagcgaCGCGAGCATCAAAAAGAACTTGCGGCCAAGAAGCAAAGGGAAGGTCTCGCAAGATTCTCCGAATCCACAAATGATCAAAATGGAGGCGAGGTCAAGAAGTTCAAGCGCTTCGAGTCCTACAAGAGAGACAACCAGTTCCCCCCCAAAatcaagaacctcgaggTTGTTGTTGACAGCAAGAACAACACGGTCGTTTTGCCTATCATGGGACGACCTGTGCCTTTCCatatcaacaccatcaagaaCGCCAGTAAGAGCGACGAAGGTGAATGGTCTTTCCTGCGTATCAACTTCCTGTCCCCTGGTCAGGGTGTAGGTAGGAAGGATGACCAACCTTTCGAGGATGCTTCGGCGCACTTTGTCCGAAGTTTGACCTTCCGATCGTCCGATGGTGAGAGATACAATGAAATAGCAACTCAGATCTCCAACATGAAGCGCGATGTGGTTAAGAAGgagcaggagaagaaggatatgGAGGATGTCGTTGAGCAGGATAAGCTTGTCGAGATAAGAAGTGAGTCAGCCTTGAAATGTTTGTGATCAGACGATACTAACTATTATCTAGACCGACGTCCGGCTGTATTGGACAACGTCTATATCCGTCCTGCTATGGAGGGCAAGCGAGTTCCAGGAAAGGTTGAGATCCATCAGAACGGTATCCGATACATCTCACCCCTGAACGCTCAGCACAGAGTGGATGTGTTGTTCTCAAACGTCAAGCACCTTTTCTTCCAACCTTGCCAGCATGAGCTGATTGTCATCATTCACATTCACCTCAAGGATCCTATTATTGTCGgtaacaagaagaagacaaaggaCGTCCAATTCTACCGAGAAGCGACGGACATCCAGTTCGATGAAACGGGTAACCGTAAGCGCAAGTACCGATATGGTGACGAGGACGAGTTCGAGGCAGAGCAGGAGGAGCGCCGCCGAAGAGCCGAGTTGGACCGCTTGTTCCAGGGCTTTGCTCAAAAGATCGCCGAGGCTGGCCGAAACGAAGGTATTGAGGTTGACATGCCTATCCGCGAGCTCGGATTCCATGGTGTGCCATTCCGAAGCAACGTCTTTGTTCAGCCCACTACCGACTGTCTTATTCAGGTTGTCGAGCCTCCCTTCATGGTTATCACCATTGAGGAAGTTGAAATTGCCCATCTGGAACGTGTTCAGTTCGGGTTGAAGAACTTTGATATGGTCTTTGTCTTCAAGGACTTTACACGACCTCCTTACCACGTCAACACTATTCCTGTCGAGTTTCTCGACCAAGTCAAGGACTACCTTGACTCTTCAGATATCGCCTACACAGAAGGTCCTCTTAACCTCAACTGGCCGACCATCATGAAGACTGTCACAGCAGACACCCACCAGTTCTTCGCCGACGGCGGTTGGTCCTTCCTACAGGCTGATTCAGACGATGACGGCGGTGACCCGTCTGACGAGGAGTCTGCTTTCGAGATGGATGAGGACGAGTTTGATGAGGAGTCCGAATCCAGCGACGAAGGCTCTGACTTTGGCAGCAATGCcagtgacgatgaagacgaggatgcTGAGCTTGACAGCGAGGATGAAGGTGAAGATTGGGATGAGCTAGAgcgcaaggccaagaagcgaGACCGTGAAAGCGCcatggaagaggaagaccGTGGTGctaacaagaagaagcagcgCAAGCGCTAAACGGCAGACCGGCGTGAACTTGGAACTACGACGTTCTGGTTTGTTTCCTTGCTTCCCAATATTTGTACTAAAACACGCAAACTTTTTGGTTTTTACTTTATGTGTGGGCTCTCGCGGTCTTTTGATGGGACGATATGGATAGCGGAGCAGTATGCCCAAAATTAGTAGCTATTGTTGGTGAGAGGATGGTGCTCTTCCCAGTGTATTTCGAGATGACCAGGATCGGTCAATGGACAGTTGTTTTCGGCAGATTAAGATAAGGTAATTTTATGAATTTAAGCAGTTTTAGACAAAATTATTTCACAGGTTATTTCTCCCTGAGTAAGATCTGAAAAGTGTTTGTGTGATTGATTATGCTTGAGCTTCCAAGTGTTGTCGTTTTCTTCAcatcttctccaagacaGCATTCGTAAACAGTTCAATTCATTCTATCCATGATTCCGAGTCGCAGCACGCCAAACTCCCTACCCATATAAATACGTACGAAGCATACAATCCACGCTCTTTCTCCGTCCCATTTTTTCTCAAGCTTTTTGAAAGCATAGGTAGGCAAGAGGCCGCTATGTCACAAGGGAATATTGTTGGAGTCGGACCTTTGCTACCCTTCCAATGcccaaaaaagaaaacagaagaGTCGGAGACTGCAATAATGACTAGTCGCACACcaaaaggaaaagacaaaGAGCCACATgagcaataaaaacaaatGGCGATATCCAGAAAACCAAAACATGATTCAGAGCACCATCTCTTGGTACCCAGCAGTCAACGCCGAGTGCTTGTTTCACGTATCCGACTTACGCGCCTGACCTGGATGAGGACGACATAGGTAGGAGAATTCCACCTGTTGCGCTAGGCGGGGACTTGAGAGATGCAGAGGCTGGACTTGAAGGATGTTCGAGAAGAGCGCGAGAATCGTCGCGAGCTGACTAGGCTTCGCCAGGACGGAGTTCGCGACCGGAAGCGACGGCCGTACTGGGACCAGACTTGGCACCAGGGGCGTTGTTCCACGAGAGATAAGTATGGTCACCCAATTTTCTATTGTCAGGTTAGTAAGAAGAATACCCAAGGTCACACAAAAGACAAACCTGGGTCGGATAAGATGAGTGACTGTAAAGACAGTACCGAGAAGGATGCAAACACCACCGACGACGACGTAGGCGATGCCGAGGAAGGGATTGCGTCCTCCGATAACGGTTCGGgtagagatgatgatggacttGGAACCCTTGTACTCTCGAGTCGGGAAATCTGGCATGGGTTAGACAAAATGTCCTAGAAACGTCTGGCGGCTGACTTACGGTCATCGACGATAAGGTCGTAGGTTCCTGGCCACATAGCCTGGGTGTTGTTGCGCTGGTAAAGCTTGCTAAAGGTGGGAAGACCCGCCGTACGCATCCAGACCTGAAAAGCTTCCCATTCTTTGAGGTTAGGAGGAGGAGTATCTTTGGTGTATCCATCGGGGTAGCGTTTCTGCCAGTTGGGAGGTGGCACAATTTCATCGTAGCTATACTCAGTCTTTTTGTAAAGATCCTTGTCGCTATCCCATGAGATACCCGAATTGTTGCTCATAAGGTAGGTCCATGTCTCGTTGCCACTGACGCCTGGGGGGTTTGTGAGCTTGGGGCTAGTGAAGGTATCGTTAAACATAGAGTTGGCGATGAGACCACAGGGATAATAAGGCTTGTCTCCCTCTCCATATAGAGGAGTGCAATCAGAGTTGCGAATATCGCTGATGGATCGCTTTGAACCCTTGAGCTGGTCCGTGTCGAAGGAGAGAACGTATCGACGATGATTCTGGTAGAAATTGGTGAGGTGGTAGTAGAAGAGGACTGGAGGACCCATCTCCTCTGGGATGGTGAACTTGAGATGGCATCGAGGGTTGAAAGTTCTAACACCGTTGTCGAGGATGGTGCTGACGTTGACCTCGCGCGCCCATTGAGCATTCACGGAACTGTTAGAACTCTTGAATGCAGTGCTGACGGCGCTGCCAGGCATTGCTGTAAAGTTGCTTCCACCTCTACTACGAATGGGAGCATCGACAATGCAGTTGGTGTAGTCGAGTCGAATCTCTTGAACCTATATTTGCGCATTAGAATGAAGTGGCAGAGGTGGTTTGGGGTTTCAGGGAGATTGTACCTGAGAGCTCGCGTACAACAGCAGTCCGCCGATGGGAGCGAATATAATTCCAATGGCGAAGAAGAGAGGCAAAACAGTCTTTGGTGTGAGGATAGGCCTGTCGCATTGTATCAGCATCGAAGGGGCGATTGAGAAGATGGGATGAGGGTAGCAATGACATACTGCCAGGCCTTTAGACGCTGCTGTCGAAAGGCAGTGTCTGAGATGCATCAATTAGCATTTACAGTTCCCCTTGTGCGAATTCATTCGCGCATAGTTTTTATATGAAGCGCATTATTTGGGGCGCACTCACTCGCAGGGCGGcgactcttcttcttgtccggCTGCTTCGGGCCATCATTTGAGTCGATGGAATCAGTGTGGTCGATGCCACGGGGTTGTTCGTCGGCCATTGTATCGTCGTCAGAATCGATCTATCCGTCTCGTTCGGTGCGCGCAATGTAAATGTAGTATAATTTCGTTGATGGAAGGGACTCGGAGTTGCGAGGGGAGGAAAAATATGCGACCCTCTTGTGAAGCTGACGGGGATAGAATGGAACGGTCGCGCTGTGGCTCGTGAAGCCTTACGTGTGTATTGAAGGAGTACGTACCTACCTCCTTCATTCTCCTTATGCAGTCTGCTAAAGGGCAGGTGGAGTAGGCTGTGCCCCCCATGAAGGAGTCGGGTCGCAGGAGTCCAGTGGTTGGCGCCCCGGGGAGCAACTAACGCGCCCCAGTGAAAAGGTCCCCTGAAACATACCCTGCCGTTGGAGAGGTTGAACACTGTAAATTAGCTTTAGCAACGGAAATCGCATACAGAGCTTTAGGTATTTTTGTTACTATACAAGCTTAAAACTACTGATTTGATAAAACTTACAGATGACTGTTGCAGTATATCATTGATTGTTAAACAATCACATCACTAATCAACTTAAAGTAGGTTATACTTGAAATTGTTTAATGCATTACTCCACCAATTTCATATTACTCCGGAAAGTAGTAGTTGCACAAACCGGGCAATCAGCAAGGAGACACCAAGAACCACAAAAAGATAACACCGACGCAGGCCTGATTCGAACAGACGCCTCCGAAGAGAATAGATTTCTAGTCTATCGCATTAGACCACTCTGCCACTGCGCCTTCTTGTGTGAAGGACATATGAGTGTCACAGAAAATGAATCCTGTGTTATGCGCCAGTCTGGCCCAGAATGCTGAAAACAATCCATAGCAACATGTCAATCTGGAATCACGAGTACCGTGGTGTTAACCGAGTTGGCCTATTATCTTGAAgagcttctttttttaagtCATGAATGGATACCCGGGCTAAAACCATGTATGCAATGTGTCCAAGTGACGAG includes:
- the SPT16 gene encoding FACT complex subunit spt16 (MEROPS:MER0026495~BUSCO:3651at5125), which gives rise to MAEIKIDSKLFQERISHFATAWKNDLRSKDGLFNGAQSLVVMMGKVEEVPEFHKNNAIHFWLLGYEFPTTLMLFTLDTLYILTTAKKAKHLEQLKGGRFPIEVLVRGKDATENEKLFVKLTDKIKEAGNKVGTIAKDTSRGPFVDEWKKVLAEHCKEVSQVDISAALSTYAFAVKDESELRAMRTASKACVALMTPYFLDEMSNILDAEKKVKHSTLADKVDKKLDDTQFWKTVQLPSKGKLPSDLDPAQLDWILGPAIQSGGKYDLRFAGESNDDNLHAGIIIAAMGLRYKSYCSTIARTYLVDPNKAQESSYKLLTLIHNTIIKEIRDGMTAKEVYGRAVGIIKSKKPEMEKHFLKNVGWGVGLENKDPTLVLNAKNQRVLKDGMTLIINTGFQDIENPHPQDKNSKVYALVLTDTIRVTSSEPVVFTAEAPTSADANSFFFKDDEEAEPAPKKEKKDSRVGAVATKNITTTRLRSERTTQVANDDIEKKRREHQKELAAKKQREGLARFSESTNDQNGGEVKKFKRFESYKRDNQFPPKIKNLEVVVDSKNNTVVLPIMGRPVPFHINTIKNASKSDEGEWSFLRINFLSPGQGVGRKDDQPFEDASAHFVRSLTFRSSDGERYNEIATQISNMKRDVVKKEQEKKDMEDVVEQDKLVEIRNRRPAVLDNVYIRPAMEGKRVPGKVEIHQNGIRYISPLNAQHRVDVLFSNVKHLFFQPCQHELIVIIHIHLKDPIIVGNKKKTKDVQFYREATDIQFDETGNRKRKYRYGDEDEFEAEQEERRRRAELDRLFQGFAQKIAEAGRNEGIEVDMPIRELGFHGVPFRSNVFVQPTTDCLIQVVEPPFMVITIEEVEIAHLERVQFGLKNFDMVFVFKDFTRPPYHVNTIPVEFLDQVKDYLDSSDIAYTEGPLNLNWPTIMKTVTADTHQFFADGGWSFLQADSDDDGGDPSDEESAFEMDEDEFDEESESSDEGSDFGSNASDDEDEDAELDSEDEGEDWDELERKAKKRDRESAMEEEDRGANKKKQRKR
- a CDS encoding hypothetical protein (TransMembrane:2 (i53-75o364-389i)~BUSCO:30560at5125): MADEQPRGIDHTDSIDSNDGPKQPDKKKSRRPANTAFRQQRLKAWQPILTPKTVLPLFFAIGIIFAPIGGLLLYASSQVQEIRLDYTNCIVDAPIRSRGGSNFTAMPGSAVSTAFKSSNSSVNAQWAREVNVSTILDNGVRTFNPRCHLKFTIPEEMGPPVLFYYHLTNFYQNHRRYVLSFDTDQLKGSKRSISDIRNSDCTPLYGEGDKPYYPCGLIANSMFNDTFTSPKLTNPPGVSGNETWTYLMSNNSGISWDSDKDLYKKTEYSYDEIVPPPNWQKRYPDGYTKDTPPPNLKEWEAFQVWMRTAGLPTFSKLYQRNNTQAMWPGTYDLIVDDHFPTREYKGSKSIIISTRTVIGGRNPFLGIAYVVVGGVCILLGTVFTVTHLIRPRKLGDHTYLSWNNAPGAKSGPSTAVASGRELRPGEA